The Cryptosporangium minutisporangium DNA segment GGACGACGCCGGTACCAGGCGACGAACCCGGCGATCGAGCAGAGGATCGCCGTGGTGGTCACCGCCGTGATCAGCGAGGCCCCGGTCGTCCCGAGACGGCTCGCCGCGGCGACGTTGTCCGTCCTCGTCTCCGCAGCGCTCCGGTTCACCGCCTCCTCGTTCGGCAGCGCCACGAACGGGAACTGGCGCTCGAAGCGCACGTCGTTCGCGTTCACCTTGTCGCCGGCGGCGAGCGCGTCGACGAGCTTGCCCTCTTGGGCGGCGCCCTCCATCACCTGGATCGCGATGTCGATCACGTCGTCCCCGAGGCGACGGCCGTTCGGGAAGCCCTCGGTGTCGCCGGCGAGTACCCCGAGCCGGTCGGGCTTGGTGTTGTGCTTGTTCGCGAGGTTCAGCCGCAGCATCTCGGACGCCCGGAACTTCTTCGCGTCGACGTCCTTGTTGTTCAGCTGGGAGTTGAGGTCGACCTCGATCGGGCCGCCGCCCTTCGTCGTGATGCCGGTCAGGAAGATCTCCGCGAGGTCCTCACGGGGTACGTCCGGCGCCGGGATCTTGTAGATCTGCTCGATCAGCTTCGGCAGCTCCGGATCGTTGACCCGGTCGACGACCTCTTCGATGCCCGCGTCCTGGTCCGGGGAGAGCGCGTTGAACGCGTCCTTCAGCCCGGCCGGCAGCACGACCTCGTTCACCAGCGGGTTGCCCAGGCGCGAGACCTGCACGGTGTCGTTGCCGAGCTTCGCCTTCGTGTTGCCGGAGATCCGGACCCGGTTCCGCTCGGTGGTCGACCAGAGCCCGACCACCGGGTTCCGGTCGACCTTGCCGTTGAGGGCGAGGGCCGAGGCCGGCACCTGCAGTGCGATCGAGTTGACGTTGTACCCGCCCAGCGTGTCCTGGCCGACTTCGCTGAGGTCACCGCCGTAGAGCAGGTCGAACACGCGCAGGTCGGCGAAGAACGGGTCGTCGGCCTGGCCGACGAACGACTTCACGCCGTTCTTCAGCTCCAGCGTCGCTTCCTTGCGGAGCGCGGCGTAGTCCGGCATCGACGCCTTGCCGACGAACGACGGCGCGACCGGCGCGTCCTTGACGATCGTGTCGCGGTACCGGCGGCCCCCGTCGTACGACGCCTGCAGCGTGTAGGTCTGCTTGAAGAGCAGGTTCTCGTCGTCCAGCGACGTCACCTGCCCGTTGTTGTAGAGGAACGTGTCGTTCTTGCGCTGGTCGTCGTTCTTGAACGTCCACCGGAAGACGACGTCGGGCTTGGCGTCGCCGTCGTTGTCGACGTTGACCTTGTAAGCGGCGTCGGTCGCGAACGGGTAGAAGTTCGGGCCGCCAGTGGGCTCCTCGAACGGCTGGAAGTTCGCGACCAACAGGATCGAGCCGGGGGTGTCCGGGCTGGCCATCGCGTAGAAGTCGGTGTTGTCGACGGCCGGGTCCGCGGCGATCAGCGGCGCTTCCCGGTGGCTGGAGCCCTGCGCGGTGAGCGGTCCGAGGCCGGTCACGGCGGTCCCCAGCGCGAGGCCCGCGGCGGCGAGCGCGGCGGCGGTCCGGCGCGGCAGCCGAGGTCGCCGCGCGGGTGGGGGAGGCTCCGCGAGCGGGCTACTCGGGGGGTGCTGCGCCGTCGTCGTCATCCGGGATCCTCCACGTTGGAATAACCGTGAGCGCGGTCATCCGGGGGACGGCCCGCGCGCCTTGGAGGATCAGTGGTGTGACTTGGGCCACAGTTCTTCGGATCGAGCAACCCCGGTCTCTCCGCAGGTCAGGACGTTGTTCGGAGTTGCGCTCTGCTTTATGGGGTGTCACATGTACCTCGTCGGGTGACACACGACCCAGAAGGCTCAAAGGGCCCATCGGGCACACACGACCCGCGGAGGCGCCCGGCGGCACGGCACGAATGGACCCGCTGCTCGGTACGGCGCGTCACACGGCCACGACGGACCGGCTGCTCGGCCGACCCAGGCGTCGGCTGATGGTTGTCGCGCTGTCGGGAGAGCGCGCAGTGTGGTTGTCGCGTTGTCGGGGTGGCGCACGGTGTCGTTGTCGCGCTTTCCGGGTGATGCGCGAGATGGTTGTCGCGCTGTCCGTGCCATGGTCGGCGCCGGAACGCTGCTCAGCAGCCGTCCGTCTCCGGACTCGGGGCGACCTCNCGGGGCGACAACCATCCGGCGGCCACCCGGACGGGGCGACAACCATCCGGCGGCCACCCGGAAATGGCGACATCCATCCCGGCAGGCCCCGGGAACGGCGACAACGATTGCGGCGGGCGTCCGGGAACGGCGACAACGATTGCGGCGGGCGTCCGGGAACGGCGACAACGATTGCGGCGGGCACCGGAACGGCGGTGACCGACCGCCGCTCTAGGCTGGTGGCCCCGCCTTCTGGGAGGGAGCCGCCTCAGCGGGCGGCGTGGGCCTCGAGGGTGGGAAGGACGTCGGTGGGGGACGGCATCGCGGCGATCTGCTCGCGGAGCGCGTGGGCGGTGGCGCGGTACACCGGCTCGCCGAGCAGCGTCCGGGCGCACTCGGCGACGATGTCGGGCGTCACCTCGTCGCCGACCAGCGACAGGCCCGATCCCTGTGCCGTCAGCACCTCCGCGTTGACGAACTGATCGGCGCCCTGGGGTAGCACCAGCTGGGGCAGGCCGTGCGAGGCAGCGCCGAGCGTCGTCCCGCTGCCGCCGTGGTGCACGACGAGGTCGGCGTGGCGCAGCACCTGGTCCTGCGGCACGAACCGCCAGACCTCCACCCGGTCCGGCACCGGGCCCAGCGCTGCCGGATCACCGGGGCCGACCGCGACCACCACCCGTACCGGCAGCTGTGCCAGCCCGTCGAGCGCCGCCCGGAACACCTCGGTGGCCCGGAACGCCACCGTGCCGAGCGTCAGGTAGACCAGGGGCGATCCCGGCGAGTGCCACGGCGGCGCCGGTGGACTCCACGGCACCGGGCGCAGCGGGAAGCGCGTCGGAATCGCGGCGGCGATCGGATCGGCGAGCCCTGGTGGCCAGAGGTCGATGCAGGCGTCGCCGAGCATCGGGTTGGCGGGCGATCGTCCGCTCCAGATCCAGTCGAAGGAGTCGGCGGCCTTGTCGCGGATCTCGGGCGGCATCGAGCGCCCGATCGTGATCGACACCGCGGGGACGCCGGCCCGGAGAGCCGCGCCGGCCGCGCCGACGTCGCTCATCTCGTAGATCACCAGATCGGGAGGCTCCGCGGCGAGCACCGGCTCGAGATCGGCCAGCGTCCGGCGCGGGAGCAGGTCGCCGAACATCGTGATCATCACGTCGACGACCGGGCCGTCCGGATGCCGCCGCACGGCTTCGGCTTCCGCTTCGGCGACCGAGATGCCCACGGTGCGGGTGTCGAAGCCGAGGGCGGTCAGCCGGGGCACGAACGCCGAGCCGGTCGCGAGCGTGACCTGGTGCCCGGCCTCGCGGGCAGCCGCGGCGAGCGGTAGCAGCGGATAGAGGTGGCCGTACGCAGGTCGGCCGGAGAACAGGATCCGCATGTCACCGACCGTAGGGGGCAGCGCAACCCGTAGTCGGCGTTGTGCGGAGGCGCTCGCCGCGCTATGTTGTTCTCAGTCCGAGATATACTCATCATGAGAACAACGGAGGCGGCGGTGGACGAGCAGGAGTTCCTCGCGGCGTACGACCCCGGCGACTTCCCGGCGGTCGCGGTCACCGTCGACGTCGTCGCGCTGACGATCCGCGAGGGCGTGCTCCAGGTGCTGCTGGTCGAGCGCGGTGAGGCGCCGTTCGCTGGGCGGCTCGCGCTCCCGGGTGGATTCGTCGGCGACGAGACGCTGGACGCCGCTGCCCTGCGTGAGCTCGCCGAGGAGACCGGGCTCCACCCCGACGCCGGCGCCTCCCGCAGGGCTGGCGCGGCGGACGATCCGGGCACCCGGAACGGCGCGCTGGCACGCGTCCACCTGGAGCAGTTGAAGACCTACGGCGATCCGGGGCGGGACCCGCGGATGCGGGTCGTGTCGGTGGCCTACCTGGCGTTCGCGCCGAGCCTGCCCGACCCGCGGCCCGGCGGGGACGCGGCCGGTGCCGCCTGGCTCCCGGTCGCCACCGCGGCCGAGACCGCGCTCGCGTTCGACCACGGGCGGATCCTCGCCGACGGTCTCGAGCGGGCACGGGCGAAGCTGGAGTACTCGCCGCTGGCGACCGCGTTCGTCGGCACCGAGTTCACGATCGCCGAGCTGCGGGCGGTGTACGCCGCGGTCTGGGGCGAGGACCTGCACGCCGGCAACTTCCACCGGAAGGTGCTCTCGGTGCCGGGCTTCGTGGAGAGCACCGGATCCACCACCGCGCGCGGCGGCGAGCGGGGCGGCCCCCGGGCCAAGCTCTACCGGGCCGGGGACGCGCGGGTGCTGCACCCGCCGCTGCTCCGGCCGGCCAGTGAGGACGGTGTGCGGTGACCACCGTGGTCAGCGGTGACCTCGCCGACCTGTACGGCGTGCGGTCGGCGGACGGCCTCGCGCTGCTGAAGGTCGCCCGGGACCCGGCCGACAACGACCTGCTCGCGACCGAGGCCGAGGCGCTGCGTCGGCCGATCGACGGGCAGTACCGCGCGTACTTCCCGCGGCTCGTCGAAACGCTACGGGTCGAGGATCCGGACACCGGCGAGCAGCGGGCCGCGAACGTCCTGGAGTTCTGCGACGGGTTCGTCAGCCTGGCCGACGTCGCCCGCGCCTACCCCGACGGCCTCGACCCGCGGGACGCCGCCTGGATGTGGCGGCGGCTGCTGGTCGGGCTCGGCGCGGCCCACCAGGCGGGGCTGGTGCACGGCGCGGTGCTGCCCGAGCACGTGCTGATCCACCCCGGCGAGCACGGTCTCGTGCTTGTCGACTGGTGTTACGCGGTGACGCAGCCCGGCGGGTACGTACCGGCGCTGGTGGCGCGGTACCGGGACGCGTACCCGCCCGAGGTGACCGACCGGAAACCCGCCACCCCCGCTACCGATCTCTACCTCGCGTCCGGGCTGATGCTCCGGCTGATGGGTGGCCGCGTGCACCCGGCGCTGCGCCGGTTCGCCACCGGCTGCCGGCTCTCCGCGCCACGAATGCGGCCGCAGGACGCCTGGCGTCTGCTCGCCGAGCTCGACGAACTCCTGCACACCCTCTACGGGCCGCGACGGTTTCGGCCCTTCTCGATCCCTGCCTGATCTCACTCCCGAAGAAGGGACACCACGATGGGAAGCGGACGCTGGTCCACCGACGTCTACTCCGCCGCGGAGAACTACCGTGCGGCCACCGGCCGGAGCGCCTTCGCCTACAGCGACGGCGGTGCCCGGAAGGTCCACCCGAGTCTGGACCCGCGCGGCGTGACCGTGCGGGAGAGCCGGGACAGCGACGAACACCCGCGGAGCACACCGATCGCCGTGTTGTTCGACGTCACCGGCTCGATGGGCACGGTGCCCCGGGTGCTGCAGACGAAGTTGCCGCAGTTACTCGGGCTGCTGCTCCGCAAGGGGTACGTCACCGACCCGCAGATCCTGTTCGGCGCGGTCGGCGATGCGACCTGCGACCGGGTTCCGCTCCAGGTCGGACAGTACGAGTCGGACAACCGGATGGACGACCACCTGGCGAACATCGTCCTGGAGGGCGGCGGTGGCGGCCAGCGGCACGAGTCCTACGAGCTGGCGATGTACTTCCTCGCCCGGCACACCGACACCGACGCCGCCCGGCACGGACGTCGCGGCTACGTGTTCCTGATCGGCGACGAACTGCCCTACGACACGGTCAAGGCGAAGGAGGTCCGGCGGGTGATCGGCGACCCGCTCACCGAGAACATCCCGGTCGAGGCGATCGTGGCCGAGCTGCGCCGCCGTCACGAGGTCTACTACCTGCTGCCGCAGGGCTCGTACTACGCCGGTGACCAGGACATCCTCCGGCGCAGGGGGCAGCTGCTCGGCGAGAACGTCCTCCAGCTGGACGACCTGGGCGCGGTCTGCGAGACGATCGCGCTGACCATCGGCCTGAACGAGGGAACCGTCGGCCTCGACGAAGGCCTCGCCGATCTGGCCGACGTCGGGTCGGCGGCGGGCGCGACGGTCGGCAAGGCGCTGGCGCCGCTGAGCCGGGCGGTGGCCCGCCGGGGACGGACGGTGCGTGCCGCGCTGCCGCGGCCCGGGTCCGCCGGGAGCGGATCGGTGCGGCTGTGAGCCACACGATCGTCGTCGACCTCGGCTACGGGGACGCGGGCAAGGGCCGCGTCGTCGACCTGCTCTGCGCGGGATCAGACGTCACCGCTGTGGTCCGGTTCAACGGGGGCGCGCAGGCGGCGCACAACGTGGTGCTGCCGGACGGACGGCACCACACGTTCGCCCAGTTCGGGTCCGGCACGTTCCGCGGTGTACCGACGCACCTCTCGCGGTTCGTGGTGATCGATCCGCTGGCGCTCGCCGCGGAGGCGGCGCACCTGGCGGCG contains these protein-coding regions:
- a CDS encoding DUF4331 domain-containing protein; its protein translation is MTTTAQHPPSSPLAEPPPPARRPRLPRRTAAALAAAGLALGTAVTGLGPLTAQGSSHREAPLIAADPAVDNTDFYAMASPDTPGSILLVANFQPFEEPTGGPNFYPFATDAAYKVNVDNDGDAKPDVVFRWTFKNDDQRKNDTFLYNNGQVTSLDDENLLFKQTYTLQASYDGGRRYRDTIVKDAPVAPSFVGKASMPDYAALRKEATLELKNGVKSFVGQADDPFFADLRVFDLLYGGDLSEVGQDTLGGYNVNSIALQVPASALALNGKVDRNPVVGLWSTTERNRVRISGNTKAKLGNDTVQVSRLGNPLVNEVVLPAGLKDAFNALSPDQDAGIEEVVDRVNDPELPKLIEQIYKIPAPDVPREDLAEIFLTGITTKGGGPIEVDLNSQLNNKDVDAKKFRASEMLRLNLANKHNTKPDRLGVLAGDTEGFPNGRRLGDDVIDIAIQVMEGAAQEGKLVDALAAGDKVNANDVRFERQFPFVALPNEEAVNRSAAETRTDNVAAASRLGTTGASLITAVTTTAILCSIAGFVAWYRRRPTSATLPAHRGRRRR
- a CDS encoding glycosyltransferase, which translates into the protein MRILFSGRPAYGHLYPLLPLAAAAREAGHQVTLATGSAFVPRLTALGFDTRTVGISVAEAEAEAVRRHPDGPVVDVMITMFGDLLPRRTLADLEPVLAAEPPDLVIYEMSDVGAAGAALRAGVPAVSITIGRSMPPEIRDKAADSFDWIWSGRSPANPMLGDACIDLWPPGLADPIAAAIPTRFPLRPVPWSPPAPPWHSPGSPLVYLTLGTVAFRATEVFRAALDGLAQLPVRVVVAVGPGDPAALGPVPDRVEVWRFVPQDQVLRHADLVVHHGGSGTTLGAASHGLPQLVLPQGADQFVNAEVLTAQGSGLSLVGDEVTPDIVAECARTLLGEPVYRATAHALREQIAAMPSPTDVLPTLEAHAAR
- a CDS encoding NUDIX hydrolase encodes the protein MRTTEAAVDEQEFLAAYDPGDFPAVAVTVDVVALTIREGVLQVLLVERGEAPFAGRLALPGGFVGDETLDAAALRELAEETGLHPDAGASRRAGAADDPGTRNGALARVHLEQLKTYGDPGRDPRMRVVSVAYLAFAPSLPDPRPGGDAAGAAWLPVATAAETALAFDHGRILADGLERARAKLEYSPLATAFVGTEFTIAELRAVYAAVWGEDLHAGNFHRKVLSVPGFVESTGSTTARGGERGGPRAKLYRAGDARVLHPPLLRPASEDGVR
- a CDS encoding molecular chaperone DnaJ, producing the protein MTTVVSGDLADLYGVRSADGLALLKVARDPADNDLLATEAEALRRPIDGQYRAYFPRLVETLRVEDPDTGEQRAANVLEFCDGFVSLADVARAYPDGLDPRDAAWMWRRLLVGLGAAHQAGLVHGAVLPEHVLIHPGEHGLVLVDWCYAVTQPGGYVPALVARYRDAYPPEVTDRKPATPATDLYLASGLMLRLMGGRVHPALRRFATGCRLSAPRMRPQDAWRLLAELDELLHTLYGPRRFRPFSIPA